One Myxococcus xanthus genomic window carries:
- the xseA gene encoding exodeoxyribonuclease VII large subunit produces MTRRKVGGGTLPPVGLQGDLFGSGASTPRATGAARKAAAPPKPPPPPVDEDGTSLLGPMEGAPPPPPKPERVVLSVGELTRQLKQTLESRFARVIVRGEVTGFRGPNARGHWYFSLKDAGAAIDTKVWASMAARLRFALRDGMEVIAEGSVDLYEPQGRYSLIVQRLEPVGEGALALAFEQLKERLAQEGLIGPGRVRPPRPLPYLPRRIGVVTSRTGAALQDFLRVLHSRNPRQSVLVADARVQGEGSAVEVARAIERLARTDVDVIVVTRGGGSVEDLWTFNEERVARAIFASPVPVVSAIGHEIDFTISDFVADLRAPTPSAAAERLAPVLADLELTLATQAGRLRRAMERRVLELREEQGQLASRLEDPRRAINHQRLHLSEQVESMMRVLRPAVRGHREELRSLTERLQRARPQARLGEQRAHLLKLAMRLSEAVRAGVATRHGALATARLGLERASPAAQVSRERARLAAHRARLLALQQGALADAQKRFQRLEGRLDAMSPLKVMSRGYSVVFRQRDGAVVRTGADVQVGERLGLKLASNGAKSLGGCEEIEATVTAVKGPVDC; encoded by the coding sequence ATGACCCGGCGCAAGGTGGGAGGCGGCACGCTGCCGCCAGTGGGCCTGCAGGGTGACCTGTTTGGCAGTGGCGCCTCCACGCCTCGTGCAACTGGCGCGGCGCGGAAGGCCGCGGCGCCGCCGAAGCCTCCTCCGCCTCCGGTGGACGAGGACGGCACCTCGCTGCTGGGTCCGATGGAGGGCGCGCCGCCTCCGCCGCCCAAGCCCGAGCGCGTGGTGCTGTCGGTGGGGGAGCTGACCCGCCAGCTCAAGCAGACGCTGGAGTCGCGCTTCGCTCGCGTCATCGTGCGCGGCGAGGTGACGGGCTTCCGCGGGCCCAACGCGCGCGGCCACTGGTACTTCTCGCTGAAGGACGCGGGCGCGGCCATCGACACGAAGGTGTGGGCCTCCATGGCGGCCCGCTTGCGCTTCGCGCTGCGCGACGGCATGGAGGTGATTGCCGAAGGCAGCGTGGACCTGTACGAGCCGCAGGGCCGCTACAGCCTCATCGTTCAGCGGCTGGAGCCGGTGGGCGAGGGCGCGCTGGCGCTGGCCTTCGAGCAGCTCAAGGAGCGGCTGGCCCAGGAGGGACTCATTGGTCCCGGGCGTGTGCGGCCCCCCAGGCCGTTGCCCTACCTGCCTCGGCGGATTGGCGTGGTGACGAGCCGGACCGGCGCGGCGCTCCAGGACTTCCTGCGCGTGCTGCATTCGCGCAACCCGCGGCAGAGCGTCCTGGTGGCGGATGCGCGCGTGCAGGGCGAAGGCTCCGCCGTGGAGGTGGCTCGCGCCATCGAGCGGCTGGCTCGCACGGACGTGGACGTCATCGTGGTGACGCGCGGTGGTGGCTCGGTGGAGGACCTCTGGACCTTCAACGAGGAGCGGGTGGCGCGCGCCATCTTCGCCTCGCCGGTGCCGGTGGTGTCCGCCATTGGCCACGAAATCGACTTCACCATCTCCGACTTCGTGGCGGACCTGCGCGCGCCCACGCCCAGCGCCGCGGCGGAGCGCCTGGCGCCGGTGCTGGCCGACCTGGAGCTGACGCTGGCCACGCAGGCGGGCCGTCTGCGGCGTGCCATGGAGCGCCGGGTGTTGGAGCTGCGCGAGGAGCAAGGGCAGCTCGCGTCGCGGCTGGAGGACCCTCGGCGGGCCATCAACCACCAGCGGCTGCACCTGTCCGAGCAGGTGGAGTCGATGATGCGCGTGCTGCGGCCAGCCGTGCGGGGGCACCGCGAGGAGCTGCGGTCGCTGACCGAAAGGCTGCAGCGGGCGCGTCCCCAGGCACGGCTGGGGGAGCAGCGGGCGCACCTGTTGAAGCTGGCCATGCGGCTGTCGGAGGCGGTGCGCGCAGGTGTGGCGACGCGGCACGGGGCGCTGGCGACGGCACGGCTGGGGCTCGAGAGGGCGTCACCGGCGGCCCAGGTGTCCCGTGAGCGCGCCCGGCTGGCCGCGCACCGGGCGCGGCTGCTGGCGCTCCAGCAAGGGGCCCTGGCGGATGCACAGAAGCGTTTCCAGCGTCTGGAGGGACGTCTGGATGCCATGAGTCCGTTGAAGGTGATGTCCCGCGGTTATTCGGTGGTGTTCCGACAGCGCGATGGCGCGGTGGTCCGCACTGGCGCGGATGTCCAGGTGGGAGAGCGCCTGGGGCTGAAGCTCGCGTCGAACGGGGCGAAGTCGCTCGGGGGATGTGAAGAAATCGAAGCCACCGTCACGGCGGTGAAAGGGCCGGTGGACTGCTGA
- a CDS encoding FHA domain-containing protein: protein MIRMSNGSPPARRRPPSGAPSGGTGSRPAVRRTSARPAPAPVAAARLICIAGPKDGEEFALSEEEYVIGRATDNAICIPDTSVSRKHVMVRKSGAGWAVSDLGSGNGTLINGDVVNEETPLANGDVITLGDTELRFEDVANSTMMVGAPAPGPRPRPGASGSRGAVPPRPGPRVEGGRVRSARATAATAPTPEELKKKKLITLGVAGAVVVLFAGLGVVRMNVQKQQAVAAEEARQGKSHRERLGSLFQDAKNLVREGKWVEAKAKLEELQTEAPGYPGVADYLGHAAREIPVQEKLTAAKEALAKKELGKAGTLLASAGESQFLYEQVNSTKRALSEAADTRTREARKLLDENQLDMAKAITEDILVAFPEHRDAKLINEQAAQAIIVRDTPRPVVQGPAPKPWEPAVDRFRDGDMSGAVAILNACMARTPQCKKVLGQVTEFGNLYKRLEDLDARGLSKLMSLDKDITGGRPSKMARNAGTRAATIFYKGATAAKAAGQWSRAMDYSRKALQADPGHAGATNIISELKAKAKDVYLQAYSLKDGSPEEALPKFKDVVAMTPPDDEYHEKAKTWVEKLSR from the coding sequence GTGATTCGCATGTCCAACGGTTCCCCTCCGGCACGCCGCCGGCCCCCTTCTGGGGCGCCCTCGGGTGGGACCGGGTCCCGTCCCGCCGTGCGCAGGACGTCCGCCCGGCCCGCGCCTGCCCCCGTCGCCGCCGCCCGGCTCATTTGCATCGCTGGCCCCAAGGACGGTGAGGAGTTTGCCCTGTCCGAGGAGGAGTACGTCATCGGTCGAGCGACCGATAACGCCATCTGCATCCCGGACACCTCCGTGTCCCGCAAGCACGTCATGGTGCGGAAGTCGGGAGCGGGCTGGGCGGTGAGCGACCTGGGCTCCGGCAACGGAACGCTCATCAACGGCGACGTCGTCAACGAGGAGACGCCGCTGGCCAACGGTGACGTCATCACGTTGGGCGACACGGAGCTGCGCTTCGAGGACGTGGCCAACTCCACGATGATGGTCGGCGCGCCGGCCCCCGGGCCGCGTCCTCGGCCGGGGGCCTCTGGTAGCCGCGGCGCGGTGCCGCCCCGTCCGGGGCCTCGCGTCGAAGGGGGTCGCGTGCGCAGTGCGCGCGCGACGGCGGCCACGGCGCCTACCCCCGAGGAGCTGAAGAAGAAGAAGCTCATCACGCTGGGGGTGGCGGGCGCGGTGGTGGTGCTGTTCGCGGGCTTAGGCGTGGTGCGGATGAACGTCCAGAAGCAGCAGGCGGTCGCCGCGGAAGAAGCCCGTCAGGGCAAGAGCCACCGGGAGCGGCTGGGCAGCCTGTTCCAGGACGCCAAGAACCTGGTTCGCGAGGGCAAGTGGGTCGAAGCGAAGGCGAAGCTGGAGGAGCTCCAGACCGAGGCCCCGGGCTACCCGGGTGTGGCGGACTACCTCGGGCACGCCGCGCGCGAGATTCCCGTCCAGGAGAAGCTGACGGCGGCCAAGGAGGCCCTGGCGAAGAAGGAGCTGGGCAAGGCCGGTACGCTGCTGGCCAGCGCGGGAGAGAGCCAGTTTCTCTACGAGCAGGTGAACTCGACGAAGCGCGCGCTGTCGGAGGCCGCGGACACGCGCACGCGCGAGGCGCGCAAGCTGCTGGATGAGAATCAGCTCGACATGGCCAAGGCCATCACCGAAGACATCCTGGTGGCCTTCCCGGAGCATCGCGACGCCAAGCTCATCAACGAGCAGGCGGCGCAGGCCATCATCGTCCGGGACACGCCCAGGCCCGTGGTCCAGGGGCCGGCCCCCAAGCCGTGGGAGCCCGCGGTTGACCGCTTCCGCGACGGAGACATGTCCGGAGCGGTGGCCATCCTCAACGCGTGCATGGCGCGCACGCCGCAGTGCAAGAAGGTGCTCGGGCAGGTGACGGAGTTCGGCAACCTCTACAAGCGGCTGGAGGACCTGGACGCCCGGGGCCTGTCGAAGCTGATGTCGCTGGACAAGGACATCACCGGCGGCCGCCCTAGCAAGATGGCGCGCAACGCGGGGACGCGGGCGGCCACCATCTTCTACAAGGGCGCCACCGCGGCGAAGGCGGCGGGGCAGTGGAGCCGCGCCATGGACTACTCGCGCAAGGCGCTGCAGGCGGACCCCGGGCACGCGGGCGCCACCAACATCATCAGTGAGCTGAAGGCGAAGGCGAAGGACGTCTACCTCCAGGCCTACTCCTTGAAGGACGGGAGCCCCGAGGAGGCCCTGCCCAAGTTCAAGGACGTGGTGGCCATGACGCCGCCGGATGACGAGTACCACGAGAAGGCGAAGACCTGGGTCGAGAAGCTGTCCCGATGA
- a CDS encoding FHA domain-containing protein gives MPILLTITQGLQQGRELTFEAAEVNIGRTSENDLVLHDHGVSRRHARIVLRGDKYFVADMGSSNGTVLNGGLLSGEQQLRDGDKIGVGPVEFTFVWVPPEGDEDATRPIRRGDPVPALDPDATRPIRLNDPIPAESGIVLPEGHPTAQQPAVVPVRPGTAAVAKAEPGAGQTAAERARRRRELAGSQAGRLLLWWGQLSTPARLGVGAVGGGLVLALVGVLAVFFMPKGEGRASGVEPEDLGFEVISDSFGVGEGVTWENPEHKSFAFQFVTPTRAVAVVHYMASGISKEEVALVVNGVDVGWVPPDVNAVTERGLEQILPPSALKRGELNSIVFDNVRNPPGQDTWRVWNLRLEIIPVPELPQDELLAKARQYVVAGARFYESRDVGAENLFKAWQQYRFAWVTLEALDTKPDIYQDVRFQLGEVATELDHKCSQLMLDFQRSVQYRNARTARAALQEMGRRFPTAEHRCHNLGLQLAYEHEL, from the coding sequence GTGCCCATCCTCCTGACCATCACGCAGGGGCTCCAGCAGGGACGGGAGCTCACCTTCGAGGCGGCCGAGGTCAACATCGGCCGCACCTCGGAGAACGACCTGGTGCTGCACGACCACGGCGTGTCGCGCAGGCACGCGCGCATCGTGCTCCGCGGCGACAAGTACTTCGTCGCGGACATGGGCAGCTCGAATGGCACCGTGCTCAACGGGGGGCTGTTGTCGGGTGAGCAGCAGCTTCGGGATGGGGACAAGATTGGCGTGGGCCCCGTCGAGTTCACCTTCGTCTGGGTGCCGCCGGAGGGGGACGAGGACGCCACGCGGCCCATCCGCCGGGGCGACCCGGTCCCAGCGCTGGACCCGGACGCCACCCGTCCCATCCGCCTCAACGACCCCATTCCCGCCGAGAGCGGCATCGTGCTGCCGGAGGGCCATCCCACCGCGCAGCAGCCCGCGGTGGTGCCGGTGCGTCCGGGCACCGCCGCCGTGGCGAAGGCCGAACCTGGCGCGGGGCAGACGGCGGCGGAGCGCGCGCGCCGTCGCCGGGAGCTCGCGGGCAGTCAGGCGGGCAGGTTGCTCCTGTGGTGGGGGCAGCTATCGACGCCGGCGCGTCTGGGCGTGGGCGCGGTCGGAGGCGGCCTGGTGCTGGCGCTGGTGGGCGTGCTGGCCGTCTTCTTCATGCCCAAGGGCGAAGGCCGGGCGTCCGGCGTGGAGCCGGAGGACCTGGGCTTCGAGGTGATTTCAGACTCGTTCGGAGTGGGCGAGGGCGTGACGTGGGAGAACCCGGAGCACAAGTCGTTCGCCTTCCAGTTCGTCACGCCGACGCGGGCGGTGGCCGTGGTCCACTACATGGCCAGTGGCATCTCCAAGGAGGAGGTGGCGCTGGTCGTCAACGGCGTGGACGTGGGCTGGGTGCCGCCGGACGTGAACGCGGTGACGGAGCGCGGGCTGGAGCAGATTCTCCCGCCCTCCGCGCTGAAGCGGGGTGAGCTCAACTCCATCGTCTTCGACAACGTCCGCAACCCGCCGGGGCAGGACACCTGGCGTGTGTGGAACCTGCGCCTGGAAATCATCCCGGTGCCGGAGTTGCCGCAAGACGAGCTCCTCGCGAAGGCGCGTCAGTACGTGGTCGCGGGCGCCCGGTTCTATGAGTCGCGCGACGTCGGCGCGGAGAACCTCTTCAAGGCGTGGCAGCAGTACCGCTTCGCTTGGGTGACGCTGGAGGCGCTGGACACCAAGCCTGACATCTATCAGGACGTGCGTTTCCAACTCGGCGAGGTAGCAACCGAGCTGGACCACAAGTGCAGCCAGCTGATGCTCGATTTCCAACGCAGCGTACAGTACCGGAATGCGCGGACGGCTCGGGCCGCGTTGCAGGAAATGGGTCGACGCTTCCCTACGGCCGAGCATCGCTGCCACAATCTAGGTTTGCAGTTGGCTTACGAGCACGAGCTGTAG
- a CDS encoding type II secretion system F family protein — MDDVLTPILIGSSALLFAGAVGFLGLGLYQTMLERFLSEVRDESTGGMKGFGSVAIRRLGAMNRRFMWPGYEAKARRNLIKAGEPQAYKPEDIMALQEVSAVVGLIMGLILLNGFGVSLVWAPLFLLFGMYYPLMWLNDQVKKRHLLISRALPYSLDLLTLSVEAGLDFTAALAKVVEKGKPGPLREELQLVLKQLKMGKTREEGLKSMIVRVDLPPLTTFVTALIQADKMGTSLGKVLRIQSTQMRIDRTQRAEKLAGEAPVKMLFPLIACIFPTVFMVLFGPIVFQFMFGNVAG, encoded by the coding sequence GTGGACGATGTCCTGACGCCAATCTTGATCGGCAGCTCGGCGCTCCTCTTCGCGGGCGCCGTGGGCTTCCTGGGCCTGGGGCTGTACCAGACGATGCTGGAGCGCTTCCTGTCGGAGGTCCGTGACGAGTCCACGGGCGGCATGAAGGGCTTCGGCTCGGTGGCCATCCGCCGCCTGGGCGCGATGAACCGCCGCTTCATGTGGCCCGGCTACGAGGCCAAGGCGCGCCGCAACCTCATCAAGGCGGGCGAGCCGCAGGCGTACAAGCCCGAGGACATCATGGCGCTGCAGGAAGTCAGCGCGGTGGTGGGCCTCATCATGGGCCTCATCCTGCTCAACGGCTTCGGCGTGAGCCTGGTGTGGGCGCCGCTGTTCCTGCTCTTCGGCATGTACTACCCGCTGATGTGGCTGAACGACCAGGTGAAGAAGCGCCACCTGCTCATCAGCCGCGCGCTGCCTTACAGCCTGGACCTGCTGACGCTGTCGGTGGAAGCCGGCCTGGACTTCACCGCGGCACTGGCCAAGGTGGTGGAGAAGGGCAAGCCGGGGCCGCTGCGCGAGGAGCTGCAGTTGGTGCTCAAGCAGCTGAAGATGGGCAAGACGCGTGAGGAAGGCCTCAAGAGCATGATTGTCCGCGTGGACCTGCCGCCCCTGACCACCTTCGTCACCGCGCTCATCCAGGCGGACAAGATGGGGACCAGCTTGGGCAAGGTGCTGCGCATCCAGTCCACGCAGATGCGCATCGACCGCACCCAGCGCGCGGAGAAGCTGGCCGGCGAGGCGCCGGTGAAGATGCTCTTTCCGCTCATCGCGTGCATCTTCCCCACGGTGTTCATGGTGCTGTTCGGGCCCATCGTGTTCCAATTCATGTTCGGAAACGTCGCGGGGTAG
- a CDS encoding type II secretion system F family protein: protein MLAGIVLLLVTGSVFFFSLVIFSVLSKAYEQYQERYVAKSMNDLSDMFLFIDPRQMLILNIACMCLLGILTYIIFNPIMAVVATVFGFFLPMLMVKHYRKRRIKKFNVQLVDALQAMANAFKAGLTFPQAIEHVAREAMPPLSQEFGLFVKEVKLGVPLEEALINMGRRVGSDDLELVVVSTNIARQLGGNMAEMFETISTVIRERFRLEGKIDALTSQGKLQGWIVAAMPGVLGMVLNYMRPDLMEPMMDHIFGWILVIIIAIMEVMGILIIRRIVNIDI, encoded by the coding sequence ATGCTTGCTGGAATCGTCCTCCTCCTCGTCACCGGCTCGGTCTTCTTCTTCAGCCTGGTGATCTTCAGCGTCCTGTCGAAGGCGTATGAGCAGTACCAGGAGCGCTACGTCGCCAAGTCGATGAACGACTTGAGCGACATGTTCCTCTTCATCGATCCACGCCAGATGTTGATCCTCAACATCGCGTGCATGTGCTTGTTGGGGATCCTGACGTACATCATCTTCAACCCCATCATGGCGGTGGTGGCCACGGTGTTCGGCTTCTTCCTGCCGATGCTGATGGTCAAGCACTACCGGAAGCGGCGCATCAAGAAGTTCAACGTGCAGTTGGTGGACGCGCTGCAGGCCATGGCCAACGCCTTCAAGGCCGGTCTCACGTTCCCCCAGGCCATCGAGCACGTGGCGCGCGAGGCGATGCCGCCGCTGTCGCAGGAGTTCGGGCTCTTCGTGAAGGAAGTGAAGCTGGGTGTTCCGCTGGAGGAGGCGCTCATCAACATGGGCCGCCGCGTGGGCAGTGACGACCTGGAGCTGGTCGTCGTGTCCACGAACATCGCCCGTCAGCTCGGCGGCAACATGGCCGAGATGTTCGAGACGATCTCCACGGTGATCCGCGAGCGCTTCCGTCTGGAAGGCAAGATCGACGCGCTCACCTCGCAGGGCAAGCTGCAGGGGTGGATCGTCGCGGCGATGCCCGGTGTGCTCGGCATGGTGCTCAACTACATGCGGCCCGACCTGATGGAGCCGATGATGGACCACATCTTCGGTTGGATCCTCGTGATCATCATCGCCATCATGGAAGTGATGGGCATCCTCATCATCCGGCGCATCGTCAACATCGATATCTGA
- the cpaB gene encoding Flp pilus assembly protein CpaB, whose translation MLKGKTPLVVALVLGLLAGVIAYSAIKKKEADVRRGWNLVPVVVAAQDVPEGTVITFEMISQRSVPEQFVTSSVVRPDSASYIVNQKVLVALQAGDPLLWSQFETTKAAERLSSKVQKKARALTIEAKHTTSVGGWIRPNDHVDVIGTFRDPQTDENVAVTLLQNVIVVATGKITGTTNVNLIPENQREYNNISLMVLPEEAEILVLAVELGQLTLSLRNEDDVDLIEERGRATISTLLSGERTRVLEQKRREIIQIIKGGAERAAGAGAP comes from the coding sequence ATGCTGAAGGGCAAGACTCCGCTCGTCGTCGCGCTTGTGCTGGGCCTGCTGGCCGGCGTCATCGCGTATTCCGCCATCAAGAAGAAGGAGGCGGATGTCCGCCGCGGATGGAACCTGGTGCCCGTCGTCGTGGCGGCGCAGGACGTCCCTGAAGGCACGGTCATCACCTTCGAGATGATCTCCCAGCGCTCCGTGCCGGAGCAGTTCGTGACGTCCTCCGTGGTGCGTCCGGACTCCGCGTCCTACATCGTGAACCAGAAGGTGCTGGTCGCGCTGCAGGCGGGTGATCCGCTGCTGTGGAGCCAGTTCGAGACGACCAAGGCCGCCGAGCGGCTGTCGTCGAAGGTGCAGAAGAAGGCGCGCGCCCTCACCATCGAGGCGAAGCACACCACGTCGGTGGGCGGCTGGATTCGCCCCAATGACCACGTGGACGTGATTGGCACCTTCCGCGACCCGCAGACGGACGAGAACGTCGCCGTGACGCTGCTTCAGAACGTCATCGTGGTGGCCACGGGCAAGATCACCGGTACCACCAACGTGAACCTCATCCCGGAGAACCAGCGCGAGTACAACAACATCTCGCTGATGGTGCTGCCGGAAGAGGCCGAAATCCTGGTGCTCGCGGTCGAGCTCGGCCAGCTGACGCTCAGCCTCCGCAACGAGGACGACGTGGACCTCATCGAGGAGCGTGGCCGCGCGACCATCAGCACGCTGCTGTCGGGTGAGCGCACCCGCGTGCTGGAGCAGAAGCGCCGCGAAATCATCCAGATCATCAAGGGCGGTGCCGAGCGGGCCGCGGGCGCTGGCGCGCCGTGA
- a CDS encoding TadE/TadG family type IV pilus assembly protein: MRARLQMRSRSRGAATVEFALSVPLLVMILMFSMYLTELVRAKLKLQEAARYAVWEMTSYALSDFANGKHDDAFEDARREAHKEFVERYKDMDSVEPNGTGGNFIARYTDVTATISNKEIALLESGMLSRPSTSEGGGLAGAILSPLNNGMGWVLNQWGFNNKGWVESEVEMNYENVILPTRYLDKSGGNGGFFKENMMGGRDLGSLRLKSKYSMYANGWHMPDGGDAIVRGRRAGQHTGGSLSQPHGLYRQVDRMVFLGFASTLDSLGIGAILDVVASVLPNFLGTFVVSRNYGVGASQKGDCTGLAQYDAKASSGLHVMHKRSFELTDHERPNCFDTAPFRDEMTYANSNYIKVFNARGEFYMGCKRAMADDPTDPDARPEATENDEQDLKVPCE, translated from the coding sequence ATGCGTGCCCGTCTCCAAATGCGCTCGCGCTCAAGAGGTGCCGCCACGGTCGAGTTCGCGCTCTCCGTGCCGCTCCTCGTGATGATTCTGATGTTCAGCATGTACCTCACGGAGTTGGTGAGGGCGAAGCTCAAGCTCCAGGAGGCGGCGCGCTACGCCGTCTGGGAGATGACGAGCTACGCGCTCTCCGACTTCGCGAACGGGAAGCACGATGACGCCTTCGAGGACGCCCGCCGGGAGGCGCACAAGGAGTTCGTCGAGCGCTACAAGGACATGGACTCGGTGGAGCCCAACGGCACTGGCGGCAATTTCATTGCCCGCTACACGGACGTGACGGCGACCATCTCCAACAAGGAGATCGCGCTCCTCGAGAGCGGGATGCTCAGCCGCCCGAGTACCAGCGAAGGAGGCGGCCTGGCGGGCGCCATCCTCAGCCCGTTGAACAACGGCATGGGATGGGTTTTGAACCAGTGGGGCTTCAACAACAAGGGCTGGGTCGAATCCGAAGTCGAGATGAACTACGAGAACGTCATCCTGCCGACGCGGTACCTCGACAAGAGCGGTGGCAACGGCGGCTTCTTCAAAGAGAACATGATGGGCGGGCGCGACCTGGGCAGCCTGCGGCTCAAGTCGAAGTACTCCATGTACGCCAACGGCTGGCACATGCCGGACGGCGGTGACGCCATCGTCCGTGGCCGCCGCGCCGGTCAGCACACCGGTGGTTCCCTCAGCCAGCCCCACGGCCTCTACCGCCAGGTGGACCGGATGGTGTTCCTGGGCTTCGCCTCCACGTTGGACAGCCTGGGCATCGGCGCCATCCTGGATGTGGTCGCCTCGGTGCTCCCCAACTTCCTGGGGACCTTCGTGGTGTCCCGGAACTACGGCGTGGGCGCCTCGCAGAAGGGCGACTGCACCGGCCTTGCCCAGTATGATGCGAAGGCCAGCAGCGGCCTCCACGTCATGCACAAGCGCAGCTTCGAGCTGACCGACCACGAACGGCCCAACTGCTTCGACACCGCGCCGTTCCGCGACGAGATGACGTACGCGAACAGCAACTACATCAAGGTCTTCAACGCGCGTGGCGAGTTCTACATGGGGTGCAAGCGGGCCATGGCGGATGACCCGACCGACCCGGATGCCCGCCCGGAGGCCACGGAGAATGACGAGCAAGACCTCAAGGTTCCCTGTGAGTAG
- a CDS encoding Tad domain-containing protein, with translation MFTRTLRQSFRRQEGQALVLAALMVLIMSIAVLTTVNIGHTVHERIRLQNTADSASYSMAAMEARAFNFYAYANRTQVSHYVSAMMWQSLLSLIYSAEAFLTDIYGFMRTLNPCAGKTNNLFWKIACPILENVIPYVSAVIKAIGRIMTAYRNYFLRPIQQVITRLNPDRIVGEWIIPAHRVMNGVMYFASQAVMMSASTHVTQTTQTVIDDNDSNISSLASQLATGLYSQCLFSQAHSPHAGGKPLAPNTWKNPFGALDVTKKAAKDPIARAKRSMGGITNATRYACDANGGACPQGFITSRRMGDLLPLPDMLSFMRDFFNGGVDIPGIFEFGKIGQTRMLSTGFPNANAIRAGRGPGQEGRNYIRDWNDNINPWGMTAQGDNIGSDDPYWLKFGPPEIDVGVGKADNPVSCTKNDDYWKCFGDNRKGKGNNNTTKLPYKHMTKTSIWALNDTDSGRHRGGMHWRVNYPSNPERWSGHMRPGGPERDVGLHRSKICVLELAFVCWARTDVFAANVRPVQDGHHRWGGLTPFMHFEPGQLGSVCNPTANASMDDAAKRQADFNQPTAWVALNKEPEQVVNRDNKDGTGTNAPALLNQEGKVKFAFTPDTDGLEMLNNRKKFLGLVEGLNVISRGQTYYHRPGNWAEQPNFFNPYWRPRLASVFQGRNSLPKIGEMMDALPGPLQGIAPKIMTH, from the coding sequence ATGTTCACCCGGACCCTCCGACAGAGTTTCCGCCGCCAGGAAGGCCAGGCCTTGGTGCTGGCCGCCCTGATGGTGTTGATCATGTCCATCGCCGTGTTGACCACGGTCAACATCGGCCACACGGTGCATGAACGCATCCGCCTGCAGAACACGGCGGACTCCGCGTCGTACTCCATGGCCGCCATGGAGGCGCGCGCGTTCAACTTCTACGCGTACGCGAACCGCACGCAGGTGTCGCACTACGTGTCGGCGATGATGTGGCAGTCGCTGCTGTCACTCATCTATTCCGCCGAGGCGTTCCTCACGGACATCTACGGCTTCATGCGCACGTTGAATCCATGCGCGGGCAAGACGAACAACCTCTTCTGGAAGATCGCTTGTCCCATCCTGGAAAACGTCATTCCGTATGTGAGCGCGGTCATCAAGGCCATTGGCCGGATCATGACCGCGTACCGGAACTACTTCCTCAGACCCATCCAACAGGTCATCACGCGGCTGAATCCGGACCGGATCGTCGGTGAGTGGATCATCCCCGCGCACCGGGTGATGAACGGCGTGATGTACTTCGCGTCGCAGGCGGTGATGATGTCCGCGTCCACGCACGTGACGCAGACCACGCAGACGGTCATCGACGACAACGACAGCAACATCTCCTCGCTGGCCAGCCAGTTGGCGACGGGTCTCTACAGCCAGTGTCTCTTCAGCCAGGCGCACAGCCCGCACGCGGGTGGCAAGCCGCTGGCGCCGAACACGTGGAAGAACCCGTTCGGCGCGCTGGACGTGACGAAGAAGGCGGCCAAAGACCCCATCGCCCGTGCCAAGCGCTCCATGGGTGGAATCACGAACGCCACGCGCTACGCGTGTGACGCCAACGGTGGCGCGTGCCCCCAGGGCTTCATCACCAGCCGCCGCATGGGTGACCTGCTGCCGCTGCCGGACATGCTCAGCTTCATGCGCGACTTCTTCAACGGCGGCGTGGACATCCCGGGCATCTTCGAGTTCGGCAAGATCGGCCAGACGCGCATGCTCTCCACGGGCTTCCCCAACGCCAACGCGATCCGCGCCGGCCGCGGTCCCGGCCAGGAGGGCCGCAACTACATCCGTGATTGGAACGACAACATCAATCCCTGGGGCATGACGGCCCAGGGTGACAACATCGGTTCGGATGACCCGTACTGGCTCAAGTTCGGCCCGCCGGAGATCGACGTGGGCGTGGGCAAGGCGGACAACCCGGTGTCGTGCACCAAGAACGACGACTACTGGAAGTGCTTCGGCGACAACCGCAAGGGCAAGGGGAACAACAACACCACCAAGCTGCCGTACAAGCACATGACGAAGACGAGCATCTGGGCGCTCAACGACACCGACAGCGGTCGTCACCGGGGCGGCATGCACTGGCGCGTCAACTACCCGAGCAACCCGGAGCGCTGGTCCGGCCACATGCGGCCGGGTGGCCCCGAGCGCGACGTGGGGCTGCACCGCTCGAAAATCTGCGTGCTGGAGCTGGCGTTCGTGTGCTGGGCCCGTACGGACGTCTTCGCGGCCAACGTGCGGCCGGTGCAGGACGGCCACCACCGCTGGGGTGGCCTGACGCCGTTCATGCACTTCGAGCCTGGCCAGCTCGGCTCGGTGTGCAACCCCACCGCCAACGCGTCCATGGACGACGCGGCCAAGCGCCAGGCGGACTTCAACCAGCCCACCGCCTGGGTGGCGCTGAACAAGGAGCCGGAGCAGGTCGTGAACCGGGACAACAAGGACGGCACCGGCACCAACGCGCCCGCCCTGTTGAACCAGGAGGGCAAGGTGAAGTTCGCCTTCACTCCGGATACGGACGGCCTGGAGATGCTGAACAACCGGAAGAAGTTCCTGGGCCTGGTCGAAGGCCTCAACGTCATCTCCCGTGGGCAGACCTACTACCACCGTCCCGGCAACTGGGCGGAGCAGCCCAACTTCTTCAACCCCTACTGGCGCCCGCGTCTGGCGTCCGTGTTCCAGGGCCGGAACTCGCTGCCGAAGATTGGTGAGATGATGGACGCGCTGCCCGGACCGCTTCAGGGCATTGCCCCGAAGATCATGACGCACTGA